Proteins from one Legionella taurinensis genomic window:
- a CDS encoding efflux RND transporter permease subunit, which translates to MFTHLIAWSLHNRPLILALTIILCLLGGYTLKQMPVDVFPEFAPPQVVVQTQAPGMATQDVETLITYPLESAINGTPGVVSVRSKTSVGLSTITVVFDDQTDIYRDRQLVNERIQQAVNRLPPGVDSPIMLPVTSAVGWLVKYALVSDTASPETLRTISDWTIRPRILALGGVASVVSLGGEVKQYQVRLIPERMLAYRITVEEVRQALTSANQNVPGAFVHQAGTEFVVSTVGRIKTLEDIKKTSIVVRNGVPITINNVAHVAFGGEIKRGDGAYNTQKAVIGTISKAYGADTVTTTAKVEKALAEIKKSLPHGVTLMTNVFRQASFIESAIHNLTRALLEGAVIVIAVLFVFLMNWRASFITFLSMPVSFVVGILVLHYFGIGINSMTLGGMAIAIGEVVDDGIITVENVVHRLRINRQEAHPLPTMQVVFDAVLEIRSSVVYATIIISLVFLPIFFLSGIAEHIFSPLAIAYIASVLGSLVVSITMVPALCYLLLVHRQEKQQDDEVSLHALSNKERHYAVEKEGGHEAESETRFVLWLKKHFLTALQWSIAHCKTVLALALSAFVFALALLPFFGTSFLPEFHEGNFIVVMSTLPGTSLDESMRLGQQVQKALLRYPQVISIAQRAGRSELDEDALPPNISEFDVLLNFDKDASMPPDELLRRIRADLANIPGTVFNVGQFIAHRMDEVLSGVRAQVAVKIFGDNLSTLNELGQSMETLLQSVPGVVDVNKEQQIKVPQLVIQLDREKAARYGVNVGQISEDVQVLLNGVSVSSVLEGQRTFDLYLRMDKPGRDSVKDIQNMLIDAHGVGEDSNAQIPLRAVAEIALEPQPFAINRENVQRLLVISFNVQGRDLGSVIAEVQQEVQEKIKLPTGYFIQYGGQFESQQQASRVILVFGGLVIFVMLILLHKAFGTFREALLVMFNLPLALIGGVISLFIASGEMSVAAMIGFITLFGIAARNGIILVSHYNQLRLQGKTREQVVIDGTLDRLVPVLMTAATAALGLIPLLWGSPAGKELERPLAQVLLGGLLTSTVLNMFVVPTVYHAIEVWREKRSLNKTKQGETK; encoded by the coding sequence ATGTTTACACACTTAATTGCCTGGTCTTTGCATAATCGTCCCTTGATTTTGGCCTTAACGATTATTCTTTGTTTGCTGGGTGGTTATACCTTAAAACAAATGCCAGTGGATGTGTTTCCAGAATTTGCCCCACCGCAAGTGGTGGTACAAACCCAAGCACCTGGCATGGCAACCCAAGATGTGGAAACCTTAATTACCTATCCTTTGGAAAGTGCGATTAATGGCACGCCAGGGGTGGTCAGTGTGCGCTCTAAAACCTCGGTGGGGTTGTCCACCATCACGGTGGTGTTTGACGACCAAACCGACATCTACCGTGATCGCCAGTTGGTTAATGAACGCATTCAACAAGCAGTGAATCGCCTCCCTCCTGGCGTTGACTCACCCATCATGTTACCGGTTACATCGGCCGTGGGGTGGCTGGTTAAATACGCGTTAGTGAGTGATACCGCAAGTCCTGAAACCTTGCGTACCATTTCCGATTGGACAATTCGTCCCCGTATCTTAGCTCTAGGTGGGGTAGCTTCTGTGGTCTCCTTAGGTGGTGAGGTCAAGCAATACCAGGTCCGTCTTATTCCTGAGCGCATGTTGGCTTACCGAATCACGGTCGAAGAGGTGCGACAAGCGCTGACTTCTGCGAATCAAAACGTACCCGGTGCTTTTGTCCATCAGGCAGGAACCGAATTCGTAGTGAGTACCGTTGGGAGGATTAAGACGCTTGAGGACATCAAAAAAACATCAATTGTGGTTCGTAATGGGGTGCCGATTACCATTAATAATGTGGCACACGTTGCTTTTGGTGGTGAGATTAAGCGTGGGGATGGAGCTTATAATACCCAAAAAGCGGTGATTGGGACAATTTCTAAAGCGTATGGGGCTGATACGGTTACGACCACAGCGAAAGTCGAAAAAGCACTGGCTGAAATTAAAAAGTCCTTACCTCACGGTGTGACTTTAATGACTAATGTGTTTCGTCAAGCCAGTTTTATTGAATCCGCCATTCACAATTTAACTCGCGCCCTGCTTGAAGGGGCTGTGATTGTTATTGCGGTTCTTTTTGTTTTTTTGATGAATTGGCGCGCTTCATTTATTACGTTCCTTTCTATGCCAGTTTCGTTCGTAGTTGGTATTTTAGTTCTTCATTACTTTGGCATTGGGATTAATTCCATGACCTTAGGCGGTATGGCGATTGCTATTGGTGAGGTGGTTGATGACGGCATCATTACGGTGGAAAACGTCGTGCATCGCTTACGGATTAATCGTCAGGAAGCCCATCCTTTACCCACCATGCAAGTAGTTTTTGATGCGGTGCTTGAAATTCGAAGTTCGGTGGTTTATGCCACGATTATCATTAGTTTGGTGTTCTTACCCATTTTCTTTTTGTCAGGCATTGCTGAGCATATTTTTAGTCCCTTAGCTATTGCCTACATTGCCTCGGTATTAGGCTCTTTAGTGGTGTCCATCACCATGGTTCCTGCTTTGTGCTACCTGTTACTGGTACATCGCCAAGAAAAACAACAAGACGATGAAGTGAGCTTGCATGCTTTATCGAATAAGGAACGGCATTATGCGGTGGAAAAGGAAGGTGGCCATGAAGCGGAGTCCGAAACTCGCTTTGTCTTGTGGCTTAAAAAGCATTTTTTAACGGCACTCCAATGGTCTATTGCACACTGCAAAACGGTTCTTGCCTTAGCTTTATCGGCTTTTGTCTTTGCCCTGGCGTTACTTCCTTTTTTTGGCACTTCTTTTTTGCCGGAGTTTCATGAAGGCAACTTTATTGTCGTGATGAGTACGTTGCCGGGAACCTCGTTGGATGAATCCATGCGTTTAGGCCAACAGGTGCAAAAAGCATTACTTCGCTATCCGCAAGTGATTTCCATTGCGCAGCGAGCCGGGCGCAGTGAATTGGATGAAGATGCCTTACCTCCCAACATCAGTGAATTTGATGTGCTTCTTAATTTTGATAAAGACGCTTCCATGCCACCTGATGAATTGCTGCGTCGCATCCGAGCCGATTTAGCGAATATTCCAGGAACAGTCTTTAATGTGGGGCAATTCATTGCTCATCGCATGGATGAAGTGCTTTCAGGCGTTCGAGCTCAAGTGGCCGTTAAGATTTTTGGGGATAATCTATCCACACTCAATGAGCTTGGGCAGTCGATGGAGACTTTGTTGCAATCAGTACCAGGGGTGGTGGATGTGAATAAGGAACAACAGATTAAAGTACCCCAATTGGTGATTCAGCTCGATCGCGAAAAAGCAGCGCGTTATGGGGTTAATGTGGGGCAGATTTCAGAAGACGTGCAAGTGCTTCTGAATGGCGTGAGTGTTTCCAGTGTTTTAGAGGGACAACGCACGTTTGATTTGTATCTTAGAATGGATAAACCAGGCCGTGATAGCGTCAAGGACATTCAAAACATGTTGATTGATGCTCATGGGGTGGGGGAAGACAGCAATGCGCAAATCCCCTTGCGGGCTGTGGCTGAGATTGCATTGGAACCGCAACCTTTTGCAATTAATCGCGAGAACGTGCAACGGTTGTTGGTGATTTCTTTTAATGTGCAGGGACGTGATTTAGGCAGCGTGATTGCCGAAGTGCAACAAGAAGTACAAGAAAAAATCAAACTGCCCACGGGTTATTTTATTCAATACGGCGGCCAATTTGAAAGCCAGCAGCAAGCCTCCAGAGTGATTTTGGTTTTTGGTGGCTTGGTGATTTTTGTGATGTTGATTTTGCTGCATAAAGCGTTTGGGACGTTTCGAGAGGCTTTATTAGTGATGTTTAATTTGCCCTTGGCACTCATTGGTGGGGTTATTTCATTGTTTATAGCCAGTGGTGAGATGAGTGTAGCGGCCATGATTGGGTTTATTACTTTGTTTGGAATCGCTGCGAGAAATGGCATTATTTTGGTGAGCCACTACAATCAATTACGATTGCAGGGAAAAACTCGGGAACAAGTGGTTATTGATGGCACCCTGGACCGTTTGGTGCCGGTATTAATGACGGCTGCAACAGCGGCACTTGGCTTAATTCCTTTGTTGTGGGGTTCACCTGCGGGTAAAGAATTGGAACGTCCTTTAGCTCAGGTGCTTTTGGGAGGGTTATTGACGTCAACGGTTTTAAATATGTTTGTGGTGCCTACCGTGTATCATGCCATTGAAGTGTGGCGAGAAAAACGGAGTTTGAATAAAACAAAACAAGGAGAAACAAAATGA
- a CDS encoding transporter, with protein sequence MKYMAALKQKRYFWLGLIASVLLVCGYSQAFADSTEEPAQSIPKTIPAIWEAIDKHGASINQALSDNHLTSIHEHAFAIRDLANALPALSKDLSEEQKKTLQQNLSYVGQLATRLDKTGDANDKEGTEANWQKLQKVLAQLRALYTPNAPN encoded by the coding sequence ATGAAATATATGGCTGCTTTGAAACAAAAAAGGTATTTTTGGTTGGGGCTTATCGCCAGTGTTTTACTGGTCTGTGGGTATTCTCAAGCATTTGCTGATTCTACTGAAGAACCAGCGCAATCTATTCCTAAAACCATTCCAGCCATTTGGGAGGCAATAGATAAGCATGGTGCTTCCATTAATCAGGCCTTGAGTGACAACCATTTGACTTCAATACATGAGCATGCTTTTGCCATTCGTGATTTAGCCAACGCATTACCAGCTTTAAGCAAGGATTTATCAGAGGAGCAGAAAAAAACACTGCAACAAAATCTAAGCTATGTTGGTCAATTGGCGACTCGTCTTGATAAAACAGGCGATGCCAATGATAAAGAAGGGACCGAAGCCAATTGGCAAAAATTGCAAAAAGTGTTAGCACAGCTGCGTGCGCTGTATACTCCCAATGCCCCTAATTAA
- a CDS encoding cation transporter, with product MNCECQQATKFADQKVLIIALALNLTMFFVGLTAGIIAQSTGLIADSLDMLADASAYMLSLLAVGRGMRFKTTTAGLSRSLLLILGVGVLIDVGRRALLGSSPISTVIISIACISLVVNSVVLYLLRSFRNGEIHLRATWIFTRADVIANIGVILSGGLIALTKSRYPDLIVGFIISLYVIKEAFQILGEARKTQLTTNNLV from the coding sequence ATGAATTGTGAATGTCAGCAAGCTACTAAATTTGCAGATCAAAAAGTACTAATCATTGCCTTGGCATTAAATCTTACTATGTTTTTTGTAGGCTTGACCGCTGGGATAATTGCTCAATCTACTGGACTCATTGCTGATTCACTCGATATGCTTGCCGATGCATCAGCTTACATGTTAAGTCTTCTAGCAGTTGGTCGTGGTATGCGCTTCAAAACCACAACGGCTGGGTTGAGTAGAAGTTTACTATTAATTTTAGGTGTTGGAGTACTGATTGATGTAGGACGCAGAGCGTTACTAGGCAGCTCTCCTATCAGCACGGTAATAATAAGTATTGCTTGTATTTCTCTGGTAGTAAACAGTGTGGTTTTGTATTTACTTCGCTCATTTCGTAATGGAGAAATTCATTTACGCGCCACATGGATTTTTACTCGTGCAGACGTAATTGCCAATATAGGGGTTATTCTATCGGGTGGATTAATCGCACTCACAAAATCACGATATCCAGATCTAATTGTTGGGTTTATTATTTCCTTATACGTCATTAAAGAAGCTTTTCAAATCTTAGGTGAAGCACGCAAAACGCAGCTGACCACCAATAATCTAGTCTAA
- a CDS encoding DUF3141 domain-containing protein has translation MDKQSIDSPYQIGHDFFSYQLDYWQRSVLFFDTLRERANNMMEHEQEGLPPLLNFKYELVLDGKSLEPKTNYALVKILEVGDVCFEACFDPNAHPVIIIDPRSGHGPGIGGFKRDSEVGIALHSGHPVYFVIFYPNPVPHQTLADVLATLRHFVKKVQTWHEGKLPILYGNCQAGWMLALLASDCVGSVGLTVMNGSPVSYWSNIEEEANPMQLLGGLLGGAWSARFLSDLKEGILDGAWLVSNFELLNPTTAIWDKYYNLFDEIDGVRERFLEFERWWNGFYQFSQEEIMATVNTLFIGNQLERGEMRIHKGCVYDLKRIQSPIVLFASQGDQITPPRQALHWIRTIYPTTQALKEAKQRVVYLLHPSVGHLGIFVSAKVVRLHHRAILEHGAAIEQLPPGLYEMMIINPTGNPDCSKEQYQVRFEERELTELCTSSSTEPFEKVRQTSEANDSIYQKITQPLVQSLSNPFLSWWLEKTHPMRLSRYIFSEKVNPLMKAIELLDPPIQANRRMVTESNFFKKTEHAWAQMMRDSLETVRIMRNDVMTNWFDALYKDPD, from the coding sequence ATGGACAAGCAAAGCATCGACTCGCCTTATCAAATTGGGCATGATTTTTTTTCTTATCAACTGGATTATTGGCAGCGTTCTGTTTTGTTTTTTGATACCTTGCGTGAACGGGCTAATAACATGATGGAGCACGAACAAGAAGGATTACCCCCACTGCTTAATTTTAAATACGAATTAGTCCTGGATGGGAAATCATTGGAGCCTAAAACGAATTATGCCTTAGTTAAAATTCTTGAGGTCGGCGATGTTTGTTTTGAAGCGTGTTTTGATCCGAATGCTCATCCAGTCATTATCATTGATCCCAGATCAGGCCATGGACCAGGGATTGGGGGTTTCAAACGGGATTCTGAAGTGGGCATTGCACTTCATAGTGGCCATCCTGTGTATTTTGTTATTTTTTATCCTAACCCTGTTCCTCATCAAACACTGGCTGATGTTTTAGCAACATTGCGCCATTTTGTTAAAAAAGTTCAAACTTGGCATGAAGGCAAATTGCCTATTCTTTATGGTAATTGTCAAGCAGGTTGGATGCTTGCCTTATTGGCTTCTGATTGCGTGGGTTCGGTTGGCTTGACGGTCATGAATGGTTCACCCGTTTCTTATTGGTCCAACATCGAAGAAGAAGCCAATCCCATGCAGTTATTAGGGGGACTCTTGGGTGGTGCCTGGAGTGCCCGTTTTCTATCGGATTTAAAAGAAGGGATATTGGATGGGGCGTGGTTGGTCTCTAATTTTGAGTTACTCAATCCCACCACGGCCATTTGGGATAAGTATTATAATTTATTTGATGAAATCGATGGGGTACGTGAGCGATTTTTAGAATTTGAACGCTGGTGGAATGGTTTTTACCAATTTAGCCAGGAAGAGATAATGGCCACAGTGAATACTCTTTTTATTGGCAATCAACTCGAGCGCGGTGAAATGCGGATTCATAAAGGATGTGTTTACGATTTGAAACGCATTCAAAGTCCCATTGTTCTCTTTGCTTCCCAGGGTGATCAAATTACCCCACCCAGGCAGGCTTTGCATTGGATAAGAACGATTTATCCTACGACACAAGCATTGAAGGAAGCCAAACAGCGAGTGGTTTATCTCCTTCATCCTTCCGTTGGGCATTTAGGAATTTTTGTCTCAGCCAAAGTCGTGCGCTTGCACCATCGTGCCATTTTAGAGCATGGTGCGGCCATTGAACAATTGCCACCAGGGCTTTATGAAATGATGATTATTAACCCAACGGGCAATCCCGATTGCAGTAAAGAACAATATCAGGTGCGTTTTGAAGAGCGTGAGCTCACAGAACTTTGCACAAGTAGCTCCACAGAGCCTTTTGAAAAAGTCCGTCAAACATCCGAAGCCAATGATTCGATTTACCAAAAAATAACACAGCCCTTGGTGCAAAGCTTAAGTAATCCTTTCTTATCCTGGTGGCTTGAGAAAACTCATCCCATGCGCCTGAGTCGCTATATTTTTTCTGAAAAAGTGAATCCGCTGATGAAAGCAATCGAACTATTAGACCCACCCATTCAAGCCAATCGCCGAATGGTAACAGAGAGTAATTTCTTTAAAAAAACAGAGCATGCGTGGGCACAGATGATGAGGGATTCGTTGGAAACTGTTCGAATCATGCGTAATGACGTCATGACGAATTGGTTTGACGCGCTCTATAAGGATCCCGATTAA
- a CDS encoding DUF2231 domain-containing protein, with protein MLVPQTGIRNTSTMIEIIPNWHPIFVHFTVALFTVSVILYTVIYLASYSRWNTSLFVVELDIVARWCLWLAALSTITTVSAGLYAFYTVKHGALAHAAKVIHRNWALATASAMLLMAFWTVWRYIKTQKPTLTFLMTLFIIQVLLLTTAWHGGELVYRYGYGVLPVKAEKAVSPH; from the coding sequence ATGTTGGTTCCCCAAACTGGAATAAGGAATACATCAACCATGATAGAAATTATCCCCAATTGGCACCCCATTTTTGTTCATTTTACCGTGGCTTTATTCACTGTTTCCGTGATTCTTTATACCGTTATCTATTTGGCCTCTTATAGTCGATGGAACACGAGCTTGTTTGTTGTTGAATTGGACATAGTGGCTCGTTGGTGTTTATGGCTGGCCGCATTGAGCACAATTACCACTGTGTCCGCTGGGTTGTATGCCTTTTATACGGTGAAACACGGTGCTTTGGCGCATGCTGCAAAAGTGATTCACCGCAACTGGGCCCTCGCTACCGCAAGTGCCATGTTACTTATGGCTTTCTGGACGGTTTGGCGTTATATTAAAACTCAAAAACCGACTCTGACCTTCTTAATGACGTTATTCATTATCCAAGTGCTGTTACTCACGACGGCTTGGCATGGAGGGGAATTAGTCTATCGTTATGGGTATGGTGTTCTGCCTGTCAAAGCAGAAAAAGCGGTATCGCCGCATTAA
- a CDS encoding multicopper oxidase domain-containing protein — protein sequence MLQKDLRYSIRYCFFLFSFLLFSSSALFAQHEQHNVSTQPLTSPKTTKLQPKPTQYKTEQPTAKKQSVKTVTPLTMTGGAKHTVNLVVAYKMVNFAGKLRRAIAVNGQIPAPTLHFKEGDEVTINVYNHLDEGTSIHWHGLLVPWQMDGVDEVSQKPIPPGGVFHYRFKLYQRGTYWYHAHAKVQEQEGLYGTFIIDPPNPPNYHYTKDYVVVLSDWSNSPAEQVLANLKKDGDYYSPRFPLQPSLMKFLHDYRKASPQERKKLIADYKMMQQMRMSIYDLSDVAYDAYLLNGYPKSHPWTAPVKAGDTVRLRFIGAGASTIYRVKIPDAKVNMVHIQGNDVTPYPIEDFWIAPGETYDILVNIQKNKPYIIYAESIDTLGKAYGALVTSPNQVVNYQQVTPFPEPLPVTREMMANMMQSMNGGAMDGNQLHGMMNKNKSSMAINPSMTMPSHSKTMSSQSPKHSMSSMTPQKKKDNVSNHSAHTSSSIKSDSSSTSMNKSMAMPGMNHSAMSQSKTSNSAQMKSDSSSTSMNKSMAMPGMNHSAMSQSKTSNSAQMKSDSSSTSMNKSMAMSDMSHSAMSQSKMSNSAQMKSDSSSTSMNKSMAMSDMNHSAMSQSKTSNSAQMKSDSSSTSMNKSMAMSDMNHSAMNQSKTSNSAHDNDISTNRNMKPDMPMEQGMSMNDSMNMQMPIEPTIIGDKIEPPGSSKATTLGTKYQELKAAVKTNNPNKPVDGIIKMELFGYMDRYIWFINGLPEYKAKPILIEPGKRYRIIFTNNSMMRHPMHIHGHWFILRNGHGSYDPLLHTIEVAPGATAVADFDTEASGQWFFHCHHLLHMTAGMARVFQYTTIIEIANGTRKPENYAVQQAYINRPIVREDEVMPLDASLIKHPAGHHKGFYRSSYLELGEDPFHNAQEMSFRGLYGPDYNKLQLYTEDAEIYKGSVENADIDVFYWHLISQFWAIKGGVNYFYRPGGPYWQPGIGIEGVMPYYIDTNIRTYYRDGSVKFDIQLARATQLTNNFFFLTGLRSILATHTVVKNEIGNGLNQMRYILRPYYRIKPGLNIFTEYEHDEEYGALKRILRSQGEATTQNTLTFGVAVLF from the coding sequence ATGTTACAAAAGGACTTGCGTTATTCAATAAGATATTGTTTTTTTCTTTTTTCCTTTTTATTGTTCAGTTCTTCTGCTTTGTTTGCCCAGCATGAACAGCACAATGTTTCAACACAACCGTTAACTTCTCCCAAGACAACAAAGCTTCAGCCTAAACCTACACAATACAAAACGGAACAACCTACCGCTAAAAAGCAATCTGTTAAAACGGTGACGCCTCTAACCATGACAGGCGGAGCAAAGCATACGGTGAATTTGGTGGTTGCTTACAAAATGGTGAATTTTGCAGGCAAACTCAGACGCGCCATTGCCGTCAATGGGCAAATTCCAGCGCCGACTTTGCATTTTAAAGAAGGGGATGAGGTTACCATCAATGTGTATAACCATTTGGATGAGGGAACATCCATTCATTGGCATGGTCTTTTAGTCCCTTGGCAAATGGATGGGGTAGACGAGGTGAGTCAAAAACCAATTCCTCCGGGAGGCGTATTCCATTATCGCTTTAAGCTGTATCAAAGAGGAACCTATTGGTACCACGCTCATGCCAAGGTTCAAGAACAAGAAGGTTTGTATGGTACGTTTATTATTGATCCACCCAATCCTCCAAACTATCACTACACCAAAGATTATGTGGTGGTGTTATCCGATTGGAGCAACAGCCCTGCTGAACAAGTGCTTGCAAATTTAAAAAAAGACGGCGATTATTACAGTCCTCGATTTCCCCTCCAACCCTCACTCATGAAGTTTCTTCATGATTATCGTAAAGCCTCTCCACAAGAGCGTAAAAAGTTAATTGCCGATTATAAAATGATGCAACAAATGCGCATGAGTATCTATGATTTAAGTGACGTGGCTTATGATGCGTATTTATTAAATGGTTACCCTAAATCTCATCCTTGGACTGCTCCTGTGAAGGCAGGGGATACCGTCCGGCTACGCTTCATTGGCGCGGGAGCAAGCACCATCTATCGTGTCAAAATTCCTGACGCCAAAGTGAACATGGTGCACATTCAGGGAAATGATGTGACCCCTTATCCCATTGAGGATTTTTGGATTGCACCGGGTGAAACCTATGATATCTTGGTGAACATTCAAAAAAACAAGCCTTACATTATTTATGCCGAGTCGATTGACACGCTGGGCAAAGCTTATGGTGCCTTAGTGACTTCCCCGAATCAAGTCGTCAACTATCAGCAAGTGACTCCTTTTCCTGAGCCACTTCCTGTCACAAGAGAGATGATGGCCAACATGATGCAGTCTATGAATGGCGGGGCGATGGATGGAAACCAACTGCATGGCATGATGAACAAAAATAAATCATCAATGGCGATAAACCCATCAATGACCATGCCTTCGCATTCTAAGACCATGAGTTCACAAAGTCCTAAGCACTCCATGTCCTCCATGACTCCCCAAAAGAAAAAGGACAATGTATCAAATCATTCAGCTCACACCTCATCCTCAATAAAATCTGACTCCTCTTCGACCTCAATGAACAAGAGCATGGCTATGCCGGGTATGAATCATAGCGCAATGAGCCAGAGTAAGACGTCTAACTCTGCTCAAATGAAATCTGACTCCTCTTCGACCTCAATGAACAAGAGCATGGCTATGCCGGGTATGAATCATAGCGCAATGAGCCAGAGTAAGACGTCTAACTCTGCTCAAATGAAATCTGACTCCTCTTCGACCTCAATGAACAAGAGCATGGCTATGTCGGACATGAGTCATAGTGCAATGAGCCAGAGTAAGATGTCTAACTCTGCTCAAATGAAATCTGACTCCTCTTCGACCTCAATGAATAAGAGCATGGCTATGTCGGACATGAATCATAGTGCAATGAGCCAGAGTAAGACGTCTAACTCTGCTCAAATGAAATCTGACTCCTCTTCGACCTCAATGAATAAGAGCATGGCTATGTCGGACATGAATCATAGCGCAATGAACCAGAGTAAGACGTCTAACTCTGCTCATGACAACGACATATCTACGAATAGGAACATGAAGCCTGATATGCCTATGGAACAGGGCATGTCAATGAATGATTCCATGAATATGCAGATGCCTATTGAGCCGACCATCATCGGTGATAAGATAGAGCCGCCAGGTTCATCAAAAGCCACCACCCTGGGAACCAAATATCAAGAGTTAAAAGCCGCAGTAAAAACCAACAATCCTAATAAACCAGTCGATGGCATTATTAAAATGGAATTGTTTGGTTATATGGATCGTTATATTTGGTTTATTAATGGCCTACCGGAATACAAGGCCAAGCCGATTCTGATTGAGCCAGGAAAGCGTTATCGGATTATTTTTACTAACAATTCGATGATGCGTCACCCCATGCATATTCATGGTCATTGGTTTATTTTACGCAATGGTCATGGGTCTTACGATCCGTTATTGCATACCATTGAGGTGGCTCCTGGGGCTACTGCCGTTGCCGATTTTGATACTGAGGCCAGCGGTCAGTGGTTTTTCCATTGCCACCATCTTCTGCACATGACGGCGGGCATGGCGCGCGTATTTCAATACACCACCATCATTGAGATTGCCAACGGCACTCGAAAGCCAGAGAATTACGCTGTTCAGCAAGCCTACATCAATCGACCGATTGTAAGAGAAGACGAAGTTATGCCACTGGATGCGTCACTCATCAAACACCCCGCAGGGCATCATAAAGGCTTCTATCGCTCAAGTTATCTCGAACTGGGTGAAGATCCCTTTCATAATGCTCAGGAAATGTCTTTCAGAGGCCTCTATGGCCCAGATTATAATAAGCTCCAGCTGTATACTGAGGATGCGGAAATTTATAAAGGATCCGTTGAAAATGCGGACATCGATGTGTTCTATTGGCATTTGATTAGTCAATTTTGGGCTATTAAAGGTGGAGTCAATTATTTTTATCGCCCGGGAGGACCTTATTGGCAACCTGGTATTGGTATTGAAGGGGTGATGCCTTATTACATTGACACCAACATTAGAACGTATTACCGGGACGGCAGTGTGAAATTTGATATTCAGTTAGCGCGGGCTACTCAGCTGACCAATAACTTCTTCTTCCTAACAGGACTTCGCAGCATTCTGGCCACTCATACCGTGGTCAAGAATGAGATTGGCAATGGCTTAAACCAAATGCGTTATATCCTTAGACCTTATTATCGTATTAAGCCAGGGCTTAATATTTTTACAGAGTACGAACATGATGAAGAGTATGGTGCTCTTAAGCGGATTCTTCGAAGTCAAGGAGAGGCTACCACTCAAAATACACTAACTTTTGGGGTCGCTGTTCTTTTTTAA